A region of Helicoverpa zea isolate HzStark_Cry1AcR chromosome 16, ilHelZeax1.1, whole genome shotgun sequence DNA encodes the following proteins:
- the LOC124637659 gene encoding uncharacterized protein LOC124637659, with the protein MFVMTRKATAKDMEVKLKLALEKLKTSEELCQQLLRERDDSEEEIQKIISKNSELKSQLAELHIQYMDVLDQRDRLQDFVGSFSECSDAHERALSRIKVLETSLNDAHKSIICFKQTQQQQESDDTHRLFNKRRWQL; encoded by the exons ATGTTCGTTATGACAAGGAAGGCCACTGCCAAGGACATGGAGGTGAAACTGAAGTTAGCCCTGGAAAAGCTCAAAACATCCGAAGAGCTCTGTCAACAACTGTTAAGGGAACGTGATGACAGCGAGGAAGaaattcagaaaataattagtaaaaacTCTGAATTGAAGTCTCAACTTGCAGAATTACACATCCAATATATGGATGTGCTGGATCAGCGGGATAGGTTACAGGATTTTGTAGGTTCTTTTAGTGAATGTAGTGATGCTCATGAGAGGGCTTTGAGTCGCATTAAGGTACTGGAGACAAGCTTAAATGATGCTCACAAGTCAATAATATGCTTCAAGCAAACCCAACAACAACAGGAAAGTGATGACACTCACCGCCTTTTCA ataaacgcagatggcagctctga
- the LOC124637658 gene encoding uncharacterized protein LOC124637658 — translation MVQVMCITEHWHRNSEIIFLNNSNYTVQSSFVRKEAIHGGSLIIVTNNLKCKERSDIVKLSVERNVELSCVELEQFVIICVYRPPSGDFNTFESVMENSLSKLNSTSKSLLVCGDFNVNILESSSLTTRLLNLFKSFNLVNLFLEPTRITATSSTCLDNIFTNCSATETLITNGLTSDHCGQLARFPDKKNKIKREITCRPLTTSRFNSLKNNINAKLDSEILNKNNPHLMYGALFDIIKYEFNSSFKTKTLVLKETANFNEWATPGIYKSRAKLYELYEMKNYNFDENFIRFVRNYSKLFKKVCHAAKSMYFSNKIKNSKSIIKATWNIINSETGKIKQRDNQYKIINENQVYEKDSDVAREFNIRKAKPRFI, via the exons ATGGTACAAGTTATGTGCATAACTGAGCACTGGCAcagaaatagtgaaataatattccttaataacagtaattataCAGTACAAAGTTCATTCGTTAGAAAGGAAGCCATCCATGGTGGCTCTCTTATAattgtaactaataatttaaaatgtaaggaACGTTcagatatagtaaaattatcagtcgaGCGCAATGTAGAATTATCATGTGTTGAACTGGAacagtttgttataatttgtgtatACAGGCCTCCTTCAGGTGATTTTAACACTTTTGAATCAGTAATGGAAAATTCTCTCTCTAAACTTAATTCCACTAGTAAATCACTTTTAGTTTGCGGTGacttcaatgttaatattttagaatcatcttctttaactacaaggttgctaaacttatttaaatcatttaacttagtaaatttatttctagaaccaactcgaattacggcaacctcgtcaacctgtttagataatatatttactaattgtaGCGCCACAGAGACTCTGATTACCAATGGCCTAACTTCCGATCATTGTGGTCAACTGGCGCGGTTTcctgataaaaagaataaaatcaagcgggaaataacatgtcggcccttaacaaccagtcgttttaatagtttgaaaaataatattaacgcgaaactagacagtgaaatattaaataaaaacaatccccatttaatgtacggagcactatttgatataataaaatacgaatttaattctagttttaaaaccaaaacgctCGTACTAAAAGAAACGGCTAACTTCAATGAGTGGGCTACCCCCGGCATTTACAAGAGTAGAGCTAAGCTGTATGAgttgtatgaaatgaaaaattataattttgatgaaaattttattagatttgttaggaattattctaaattgtttaaaaaagtttgtcatgcggcaaaatcaatgtatttcagtaataaaattaagaatagtaagagtataataaaagcgacgtggaatattataaatagcgagaccgggaaaatcaaacagcgtgataatcagtataaaatcattaatgagaatcaagtttatgaGAAAGATTCTGATGTAGCTCGCGAATT taatatacgtaaggcaaaacctagattcatatag